A genome region from Solirubrobacter pauli includes the following:
- a CDS encoding bifunctional diguanylate cyclase/phosphohydrolase, whose translation MLGRTAPQPVRIAFALMLSALAVHLVAGLAGYGELPLFAAWVYNGVELLAVAALVARVVLVRRQRLVWALLAGYAATTTAADLTWSALAVNGELDAGGLPDVLYYAAYPLAYAGVVLLLRGRARWFTPALWLDGLVGALTLASLTAAVVLTPVLASSSEAGELVINVGYVIADVLLLCFVGLAAGLSGWKPGRSWALIGLSLSSAAVIDAIYSYQEATGNYAAGSVLSTLWPAGLVALAFAAWQPQRPTSLDRTSLAGAAMPVLFAAVALAVLGAAHWKTVTDPAVILALAALIAVAARGALTYRENLQLLRHTRQEALTDALTGLGNRRQMTRDLEATLAEARAGRPSTLAFFDLDGFKGYNDAFGHNAGDALLHRLASALRAATAGTGTAYRLGGDEFCVLLPGAIGLDAPAVQAAAAALRECGNGFRIGASLGLVSLPDDADQAARALQLADERMYANKDAGRASAKRQTRDLLMQVLGEREPDLRRHTDQVAAHAAATARRLGLVGEAVDEVARAAELHDIGKLAIPESILDKPGPLDDAEWNLMREHTIIGERILLAAPALAPVAALVRASHERWDGAGYPDGVAAAEIPLGARIVAVCDAYDAMTSDRSYRRALPHDEAIAELRRHSGTQFDPAVVEAFATTIPAARFPTAV comes from the coding sequence TCGTGTGGGCCCTGCTCGCCGGGTACGCGGCGACGACGACCGCCGCCGACCTGACGTGGTCCGCCCTGGCCGTGAACGGCGAGCTCGACGCCGGCGGCCTACCGGATGTCCTCTACTACGCCGCCTACCCGCTGGCGTACGCCGGCGTGGTCCTGCTGCTGCGCGGCCGCGCGCGCTGGTTCACACCCGCGCTGTGGCTGGACGGCCTCGTCGGCGCGCTCACCCTGGCGTCGCTGACCGCGGCGGTGGTGCTGACGCCGGTGCTGGCTTCCTCGAGCGAGGCGGGCGAGCTCGTGATCAACGTCGGCTATGTGATCGCCGACGTGCTGCTGCTGTGCTTCGTCGGACTGGCCGCGGGCTTGAGCGGTTGGAAGCCCGGCCGCTCGTGGGCGCTGATCGGGCTGTCGCTCAGCTCGGCCGCGGTGATCGACGCGATCTACTCCTACCAGGAGGCGACCGGCAACTACGCGGCGGGCTCCGTGCTGTCGACGCTGTGGCCCGCCGGGCTCGTCGCGCTGGCGTTCGCCGCCTGGCAGCCGCAGCGGCCCACGAGCCTCGACCGCACCAGCCTCGCGGGCGCCGCGATGCCGGTGCTGTTCGCCGCCGTGGCGCTCGCCGTCCTCGGTGCCGCGCACTGGAAGACGGTCACGGACCCGGCGGTGATCCTCGCGCTCGCCGCGCTCATCGCGGTCGCCGCCCGCGGTGCCCTGACCTACCGCGAGAACCTCCAGCTCCTGCGCCACACGCGGCAGGAGGCGCTCACCGACGCGCTCACCGGGCTCGGCAACCGCCGGCAGATGACCCGGGACCTCGAGGCCACGCTGGCCGAGGCGCGCGCGGGCCGGCCGTCGACGCTCGCCTTCTTCGACCTCGACGGCTTCAAGGGCTACAACGACGCCTTCGGCCACAACGCCGGCGACGCGCTCCTGCACCGGCTGGCGTCCGCGCTGCGTGCCGCGACGGCCGGCACGGGCACGGCCTACCGGCTCGGCGGCGACGAGTTCTGCGTCCTGCTGCCCGGCGCCATCGGCCTCGACGCCCCGGCCGTCCAGGCCGCGGCCGCCGCGCTGCGCGAGTGCGGCAACGGCTTCCGGATCGGCGCGTCGCTCGGGCTCGTGAGCCTCCCGGACGACGCCGACCAGGCGGCGCGCGCGCTGCAGCTCGCCGACGAGCGGATGTACGCGAACAAGGACGCCGGCCGCGCCTCGGCCAAGCGCCAGACCCGCGACCTGCTGATGCAGGTGCTCGGCGAGCGTGAGCCCGACCTGCGCCGGCACACCGACCAGGTGGCCGCGCACGCCGCCGCGACCGCGCGCCGGCTCGGCCTCGTGGGCGAGGCGGTGGACGAGGTGGCCCGCGCCGCCGAGCTGCACGACATCGGCAAGCTGGCGATCCCGGAGTCGATCCTCGACAAGCCCGGACCGCTCGACGACGCCGAGTGGAACCTGATGCGCGAGCACACGATCATCGGCGAGCGCATCCTCCTCGCCGCCCCGGCCCTCGCGCCCGTCGCCGCGCTCGTCCGCGCCAGCCACGAGCGCTGGGACGGCGCTGGCTACCCCGACGGCGTGGCCGCGGCGGAGATCCCGCTCGGCGCGCGCATCGTCGCGGTGTGCGACGCCTACGACGCGATGACCTCCGACCGCAGCTACCGGCGTGCGCTGCCACACGACGAGGCGATCGCCGAGCTGCGCCGGCACTCCGGCACGCAGTTCGACCCGGCCGTGGTCGAGGCGTTCGCGACGACCATCCCGGCCGCGCGCTTCCCGACGGCGGTCTAG